One region of Citrus sinensis cultivar Valencia sweet orange chromosome 6, DVS_A1.0, whole genome shotgun sequence genomic DNA includes:
- the LOC102621452 gene encoding F-box protein At2g02240-like isoform X1: MELLPEGCIANAISFTTPRDACRLSSVSTIFKSAAESDAVWESFLPPDYSTLLSSSSSSSSSSLRSSSKKELYFSLCHNPILIDEGKKQSFSLDKQSGKKCYMISARDLLIVWGNTPTYWSWTSIPEARFPEVAELICVCWLEIRGKISTRSLSPGTLYTAYLVYKLTAGSFGFEYQPVVVSVGLVSGESQTRTVYLEEEIGLRQGYHGLLNRSSSQASTPKENDGYFPKERKDEWLEIELGDFFNEEDVEDGELEMSVLELACGHWKCGLVIQGIEIRPKLGK, from the exons ATGGAGCTTTTACCCGAAGGTTGCATTGCCAACGCTATTTCCTTTACTACTCCTCGCGACGCATGCAGATTGTCTTCAGTTTCAACTATCTTCAAGTCGGCGGCCGAATCCGACGCCGTTTGGGAGAGCTTTTTGCCGCCCGATTACTCTACTCTTCTttcgtcttcttcttcttcttcttcttcttcgctGCGTTCCTCCTCTAAGAAGGAGCTCTATTTTAGCCTCTGTCATAACCCTATCCTCATCGACGAGGGCAAAAAG CAGAGCTTTTCGTTGGACAAGCAGAGTGGGAAGAAATGTTACATGATATCCGCGAGGGATCTTCTGATTGTCTGGGGTAATACACCTACTTATTGGAGCTGGACCTCTATTCCTGAGGCCAg GTTTCCGGAGGTGGCTGAGCTTATCTGTGTCTGTTGGCTTGAAATCCGTGGCAAAATTAGCACTCGTAGTCTGTCTCCAGGGACACTATACACTGCATATCTTGTGTACAAGCTAACAGCAGGATCCTTCGGGTTTGAATATCAACCTGTAGTTGTGAGTGTTGGACTAGTCAGTGGTGAAAGCCAAACACGAACTGTTTATTTGGAAGAAGAAATAGGGCTAAGGCAAGGTTATCATGGCTTACTTAATCGCAGCAGCAGTCAGGCTTCAACGCCTAAAGAAAATGATGGCTATTTTCCTAAGGAGAGAAAAGATGAGTGGTTGGAGATCGAGTTAGGTGATTTTTTCAACGAAGAAGATGTTGAAGATGGTGAGCTGGAAATGAGCGTTTTGGAGTTGGCCTGTGGTCACTGGAAGTGTGGCCTCGTTATTCAAGGTATAGAAATCAGGCCAAAACTgggtaaataa
- the LOC102621452 gene encoding F-box protein At2g02240-like isoform X2, with the protein MELLPEGCIANAISFTTPRDACRLSSVSTIFKSAAESDAVWESFLPPDYSTLLSSSSSSSSSSLRSSSKKELYFSLCHNPILIDEGKKSFSLDKQSGKKCYMISARDLLIVWGNTPTYWSWTSIPEARFPEVAELICVCWLEIRGKISTRSLSPGTLYTAYLVYKLTAGSFGFEYQPVVVSVGLVSGESQTRTVYLEEEIGLRQGYHGLLNRSSSQASTPKENDGYFPKERKDEWLEIELGDFFNEEDVEDGELEMSVLELACGHWKCGLVIQGIEIRPKLGK; encoded by the exons ATGGAGCTTTTACCCGAAGGTTGCATTGCCAACGCTATTTCCTTTACTACTCCTCGCGACGCATGCAGATTGTCTTCAGTTTCAACTATCTTCAAGTCGGCGGCCGAATCCGACGCCGTTTGGGAGAGCTTTTTGCCGCCCGATTACTCTACTCTTCTttcgtcttcttcttcttcttcttcttcttcgctGCGTTCCTCCTCTAAGAAGGAGCTCTATTTTAGCCTCTGTCATAACCCTATCCTCATCGACGAGGGCAAAAAG AGCTTTTCGTTGGACAAGCAGAGTGGGAAGAAATGTTACATGATATCCGCGAGGGATCTTCTGATTGTCTGGGGTAATACACCTACTTATTGGAGCTGGACCTCTATTCCTGAGGCCAg GTTTCCGGAGGTGGCTGAGCTTATCTGTGTCTGTTGGCTTGAAATCCGTGGCAAAATTAGCACTCGTAGTCTGTCTCCAGGGACACTATACACTGCATATCTTGTGTACAAGCTAACAGCAGGATCCTTCGGGTTTGAATATCAACCTGTAGTTGTGAGTGTTGGACTAGTCAGTGGTGAAAGCCAAACACGAACTGTTTATTTGGAAGAAGAAATAGGGCTAAGGCAAGGTTATCATGGCTTACTTAATCGCAGCAGCAGTCAGGCTTCAACGCCTAAAGAAAATGATGGCTATTTTCCTAAGGAGAGAAAAGATGAGTGGTTGGAGATCGAGTTAGGTGATTTTTTCAACGAAGAAGATGTTGAAGATGGTGAGCTGGAAATGAGCGTTTTGGAGTTGGCCTGTGGTCACTGGAAGTGTGGCCTCGTTATTCAAGGTATAGAAATCAGGCCAAAACTgggtaaataa